The DNA sequence ATCCTCGCCCAATGCAAGAAATAtaaaggaaaaaaaaaaacaaacaatgGATTAATGCCAAAAAACCACAGTAAATGTAAAATGTTtaaacaaagaaaagaaagggggggtatCACTCAATCAAACCCAATCCACATtccacctcccatcaccaccaccctccaccaaatccaaccaactcctcaccgcctccctcaaaaTACTCTCCTTATCCTTATCCATactctctctcccaccaccactaccctcctgctgctgctgttgctcctGCTTCCTATCCTCAATCACATCCAGTATtatctcctccaacgcccccAAAAGCACAGTCTTGCACCTCGACCGCGGAACCTCCGGcgccatcccccctcccccgccgtggtggtgatgggtagCATGAGCCGAGCGAGCATCCCCCTGCGTCGAAGTGCTATTGCTTCTCTCCCTGCGTTTGCTCGTCGACCGGGAGGAACACGACGAACTAGCTTTGCTCATCATGTCTGCCCCCCCCGCAGCCATGACCTTCTCGACCGCTTCGACGAGCGTCTCGTCAAGGCTGACGATGAGTTCCTCGATGAACTCGTCTTGTACCTGCCCCCCATCGGCAGCAGCCGGGGTTGTccaggcagcagcagcaggcgtAAGAGGAgtcatcgccgccgcctgAGGGGATGGCGTCCTGCCGCTCAAAGACCCGTCTGTGTAGCCGGGCTTGACCAGGCGGCGGTAGTGGATGCGGGTGATGGTAAACGTAGTCGTGTCGGCCACGATGGCGGAGCTGATGTTGACCCATCTCTCTGCGTCCCCGTCGGCCGAGAAGGCGTCGGGCAACACTTGCGGGGTGGGCTCGGCTCGCATCGAGGCCTTGACTTGCTTGATCAAGTCGTTCTGCGCTGGTACGGCCTGCAGGACAAAGTCCGGGTGGTATTGCTGTAGCCAGCCGGCGACGTTCAGGGGGACATCTCCGTCGGCAGAGAAACGGCAGGACTGTTCAAAAGTGTCCAGGCCAGACCCGAAGCCCGCGGCTGACAGGTAGCCactgctggagggggagctcACTGCACTCTCAAATGATGTCAAGAAATCAGGCAGCGGTATGTCAACGTCAATCACGCCATcatggatgttgatggaggTCTTGACTGGCGATTCAAACGCCCCTGACGGATCCGGGGTCCTCTGCAGTTTCGGAGGTGGATTTGACTGATCAGAGAGCCCGAGTGTGTCTGCTGATGCCCGCCCCGGAGAAGCAGCATCTCCACAACCACTCACTGGAGACGACACCTGAGCGTCAACAACTGGTTTCGTTCCCGAACCCTTTCCAGACTCTGTGAAGACCATGGTTAATGCGGCGCCAGAGGGCCGCCGCGCATTAATCGGAGACCGGGGGACCCCATTTTGCTCTTCAGCGAAATCCGGAGTCCTGGCAGTAGAATCTCGTCGACGCGTGGGCCAAAAACCGCTGATAACGCTCCATCGAGAGCTTTCACGACGCTCGTTGGCACCTGTACCATCGTCCCTGGTGAGGCGCTTCAGGTCATTGGCGGCGACGCTATTGCTGCTTCCCGGCCGGCCTGGTGAAAAGAGATCAGCTGCCTGGCCTGTGGCAAAGTGCGGTACGCTGGTCTCGGCTGTGATGGTTGCAGTTGTGGCGGCACTGCTTTTGCGTGTGTTGTGGTCAGCGCCCCTGATCGGGAGATGAGCTGTCCGCATTGACGTCGCATCTGAAGCCCGCCGCTCGTGTCGCCCCTCCATGCTCAGATGGGCCAAGGGAGGCGGGACCCCAGTTCCACGAGCATGCTGTGACTGTAAACTGAGATTGCGCGAATGCGAGGGCACTCTCGACCCTGTTCGTCGATTGATTCTGCGCCGTAAGGATTCTTCTTTCAGTATCGGAACTAcaaaggagggaggggactGGGAGAGCGTGCCAAAGGACGTCGAAGTGCTTGGCCGGTGCGCTCTGATGGTGGGTATCTGTTGCGATGCAGGCAGGAAGGCAGCCAGCAGGAAAATCAAACGACGAGCCGCAATCTTGTTGTCGCTCACAATGATGGTACGGGCGGGTACCATATTGTCCTCGTCCGCTTTTGCCTGTTTCTGCAAGAAATACCTCCGACGGTATTCGTGAGGACTGAGGGCCTGGAGCCAGTCGGTGTGTGTAGCCAGGAAGCTGGTCAGCAATGTGTAGATGAAGAAGCCCTGCTCCTTTCCACCAGCCCATTTGGCCACACTGCGGGTTTCATCTCGCCATATCGGCCATCGATTCTGCCCAGTTGTCACACGGGAGGCCCGAATGCCTGCCACAattctggtcttggcagcgTTTACTTCTTCTTTGATGTGACGATTTTCAAGCAAACAATTGGGTAGCAAGGTAATCGGCTTCGCATTcgtttttgggggtttgacCGGAGCACCGTCTTCGCTGCGGCGTCCAGACATGGGCATCGCTCGTGCCATGTGCTGAAGACTCGGCAGCGGATCGGGAGAGGTCAAATCTGCCTGTCTGAGCATCTGGAAAATAACACTCGCTGCTTTTGACTGCAAATGGGTTAATGTCCGCATTATGATATCCCAGTGTTGCGTGATGCTGTCGATCTGATCTTCCATATCACTGCTGAAACTGGTCTCAAAGGAGTCCACCGCGTGGCCAGGTTGATTCCCGACCAGAGTCCATCCTGAGCGCCGGGCCGAGCtgaatgatgatgggaatgaGTCCTGCTCCGTATACGAGTTGGAGCCTCTGAAGGCAGGTCTAGCTGACGGCGTTGTGGTTGActgaggaggcgggggaagACTGATTATCAGAGCAACAGCATACATTGGCGTTCGTTTCTGCTTGGGTTGGaacttctttttcttcacctTGTTGTCGTCCGAGGTTGGAGGGAAGGGATAGCTAGTGCTCTCTTCGGCACCGGCCGGTGTAAGTTTTTCGTCCAAGGGCAGGTTTACCGGAAACAGCCTCGTGATCAGCACTTTCTTGCGCTCATATCCCCGGCTTGCAACACCTGGAGTGGGCGGGGTCGtcattggtggtgggttttcCGAAGAGAATGACTGCGATAGTCTGCTCGCCCTCATGCTAGATCTGCCCATGGAACTTCGACCATCTGAGAACATGGAACCATTGTCCAGCGGCCGGGCCTCGGATGGTACAACGTGGACTTTTGTCGATGTTCCTTTATAGGCCATGAGCTCCGAGTTACCAAAGATACAGCTGGAAAACGTGGCCAATTCCTCCCGATACTCGCGCCATGCGCGCTGAGACTCGCTTTCCACATAACCCTGAGTCCGGCTGTGAACTGACGGTCTCCGATCAAAAGCACCCTGCCTGGTCTTGGGGCTTCCCtgctggatgatgatgggacgGCCAGCAGTCGTGATCGGAGGCTTTCGGGGCGATGCCGGATTTCGTCTCTCCTGCACCGAATAAGAGCCGGCCGTGGCCGACGGGCGATCCGCATATCCGGCTGGGACGGCCGGAGGGGCCTGACTGTCATACAACAGAGAAGCCGCAACCGAACTCAGGGCATCTTGCATGATGATAATGCGCACATCCTGCACGCCGAGGTCGATATCGGCATCATAATCGAACGCGTtcgtggaggagctggtgagtGGCGAAGAGCCGCTGGATAAGGGGTAGAGCTGGTTGGCGTGATGTTCAAACAAATCTTGCGGATTGGGAAAGAGCAGGTTTCGCGTGTGGATGTCTTCCTGTACCGATTCGAGTGAGAATGGCTTATGGGAAGACGCCTGAGCCGAGGGTACGGCCCCTGTCCCGGCCGCCGCACCGAGGTTGAAGAGTTTCCCGAGCATCTTTACCGACAACTGAGAAATctagagagagagagagagagagagagagagagagagagagagagagagatcgtATACCAGACAAGTCGCGAGACTGTCTCTATTGGTATATCAAACGGCGCCCGACCACCGAACTAGCATCCTCACTGGCGGCAGCTGAGGCATCGATATGGAAGGACTGCTGACGTGGTCGAATATGTTATGAGAGTGAGCGTTCCTGGAGCCTCGATAGGAGTTGGATCTGGTATCGCCTAACCAGAGGTGAGATGGATTTCAAAGGAGGGACGAGAGGGCAAAGACCAAgacgtggacgaggacgaagCCAGGGCGGCGCATGAGTGCGTTGTGCTCTTGGTGGTTATCTGGCTCCTGACCAAGCAGGACGGACGTGTTATGAAATAAGACAGGAGTGGCTGACCAGCCAGATGCAGGCGCTTGGACAAGCGCTATGCTGTGTTGAGAGTGAGAAGTTGGTGTGAGAGAGAGCACTTGTCGGCTGGTCAGGTCGGGTATCAAATCAGGTCCGGAAACGGCTTATTGCGCCCGGAGAGACAGGAAACACGAGAGCCCCGCGTTTGCTGGAGCGACAGCGGATGGCGGGCTAGATACCAAAAATCGGCTACCCGTACTCCGTAGTGTTCTTCCGAATGGTTAGCACCAGATCAGCGCCAGGTATGGTTTTTGTCTGGCTGTGGAGTTGGGTAGACCCGAGCAGGCCGGACCTGGCGATGCCAGGGTTCGAGGTAGAGataggaggggagggcgggtGGGGGGGCGGCCAGGGAATGAGAGGGAACGAGAGAGCACGAGAGCTCGAGCGAGGGCCGAGGGGGCGGTCCAAGATAATGCACAAGGAAACCAATGCAGAGAAGGATAAAGAAGGGCGGCTCTGGTAGGATATACAACTCATCAGGTCAATTGTACTCTCGGCAGCCAACACTCAATTGCTCtgccttctctctcttcccatGGAATGGCGGTGACGGCGAGAGCGGCGGTTGGATGGACGTCGTTGCGTTGTTGCAGGGCAGCACTGCGCACCCACAGCGCACCTTACCTCGTACCGCGCGAACAGGAGCTGGTGGGGCACTCTCTCACTGAAGGTGGGGCCTGCCTTGATGGGCTAGACACCATGGTAAAAGTAACGTATCTTTTTCCATCACTCCCGTCCACCACTTGAACCAAAAATAATTACCACTACCCATCACTTATGGCTCTCACTTGCATCTTGCAGTTGTGTGTGCACGACACTCGCATGTGTAGCTACTGGTAGATTACCGACATAAATACAAtgcctcaacaacccagccaagGCCCAAATCCGGGGTACCAGGGCCAGACTGCTGCCACGCTTCAGCAGTCCCCTCAGCAATCCCCTCAGCATCTCAGTTGAGGGTCCACCAGCCTGCCGGCAGTTTCACTTCAGAAAGCATCTCCAAAGACAATCAAGCCATCCACATGACGTCCAACAAGCAACATGTCGACCACAGTTCTACAACTGCCCGCCGCCTGACCTGAGTGCCACTTCACCTCGCCGTCCTtctcccgcctccaccgGATAGCGACTCGTGTCTCCCCGAGCTTGCGGCCCAATGATTCGAAATCACCAATACCTCTCGCTCTGAAGCAATCGGCGTGTTGCAGGGGTCCTGGTGCTCCTGGGGAAGCATCCGACAGTCTGGCTCCCAATTGTTGAAGGCGTTGGGCTGACGGGCTCACCGCCAGAATGATGCTCATCATCTTTCCCGTCGTCCCTTTTCCGGCAGTCGATCAACATCTGCGCGGAATGAAAGAAGCCGGCTCGTGCCCGTTGACGCGTAAGACATCACAGCCGATGATGTCGGTGCAACAtcagccatcatcagcaaaaGGCACCGTCCTCGCCAGCAATGACATTATAATATTGCCCCATTAGGCTGTTCGTAGTCGGCCCGCACCAACCATCCACCCGACGACTCTTCCTCCTGGTGTGCGAGGCTCGGGCCTCTCCGGCCTGGGTTCAGTCTCACCCAACCCCCTGTGATATCAGCCGGTGCCGCTTCTCTACATCGGTCACACAAGACTAGTTGGTGTTCGCAACGGCAACAAAAGCAGAAGACGTTTCCCGAACTCTGCCCAGTCCAACTTCCGACtgtatccatccatccagcaATATCTGACCCTCGACGACACCCTCTTTAAACAGGCCCGCTTCACACCTGCATCGCTAACGTA is a window from the Podospora pseudocomata strain CBS 415.72m chromosome 6, whole genome shotgun sequence genome containing:
- a CDS encoding hypothetical protein (EggNog:ENOG503NVKR; COG:S); this encodes MLGKLFNLGAAAGTGAVPSAQASSHKPFSLESVQEDIHTRNLLFPNPQDLFEHHANQLYPLSSGSSPLTSSSTNAFDYDADIDLGVQDVRIIIMQDALSSVAASLLYDSQAPPAVPAGYADRPSATAGSYSVQERRNPASPRKPPITTAGRPIIIQQGSPKTRQGAFDRRPSVHSRTQGYVESESQRAWREYREELATFSSCIFGNSELMAYKGTSTKVHVVPSEARPLDNGSMFSDGRSSMGRSSMRASRLSQSFSSENPPPMTTPPTPGVASRGYERKKVLITRLFPVNLPLDEKLTPAGAEESTSYPFPPTSDDNKVKKKKFQPKQKRTPMYAVALIISLPPPPQSTTTPSARPAFRGSNSYTEQDSFPSSFSSARRSGWTLVGNQPGHAVDSFETSFSSDMEDQIDSITQHWDIIMRTLTHLQSKAASVIFQMLRQADLTSPDPLPSLQHMARAMPMSGRRSEDGAPVKPPKTNAKPITLLPNCLLENRHIKEEVNAAKTRIVAGIRASRVTTGQNRWPIWRDETRSVAKWAGGKEQGFFIYTLLTSFLATHTDWLQALSPHEYRRRYFLQKQAKADEDNMVPARTIIVSDNKIAARRLIFLLAAFLPASQQIPTIRAHRPSTSTSFGTLSQSPPSFVVPILKEESLRRRINRRTGSRVPSHSRNLSLQSQHARGTGVPPPLAHLSMEGRHERRASDATSMRTAHLPIRGADHNTRKSSAATTATITAETSVPHFATGQAADLFSPGRPGSSNSVAANDLKRLTRDDGTGANERRESSRWSVISGFWPTRRRDSTARTPDFAEEQNGVPRSPINARRPSGAALTMVFTESGKGSGTKPVVDAQVSSPVSGCGDAASPGRASADTLGLSDQSNPPPKLQRTPDPSGAFESPVKTSINIHDGVIDVDIPLPDFLTSFESAVSSPSSSGYLSAAGFGSGLDTFEQSCRFSADGDVPLNVAGWLQQYHPDFVLQAVPAQNDLIKQVKASMRAEPTPQVLPDAFSADGDAERWVNISSAIVADTTTFTITRIHYRRLVKPGYTDGSLSGRTPSPQAAAMTPLTPAAAAWTTPAAADGGQVQDEFIEELIVSLDETLVEAVEKVMAAGGADMMSKASSSCSSRSTSKRRERSNSTSTQGDARSAHATHHHHGGGGGMAPEVPRSRCKTVLLGALEEIILDVIEDRKQEQQQQQEGSGGGRESMDKDKESILREAVRSWLDLVEGGGDGRWNVDWV